One part of the Raphanus sativus cultivar WK10039 chromosome 7, ASM80110v3, whole genome shotgun sequence genome encodes these proteins:
- the LOC108814293 gene encoding isoflavone reductase homolog P3, with the protein MATEKSKILVIGGTGYIGKFIVAESAKSGHQTFALVREASLSDPVKSKIVQNFKDLGVTILQGDVNDHESLLKAIKLVDVVISSIGSMQIPDQTKIISAIKEAGNVKRFLPSEFGTDVDRTSAVEPAKTAFSVKIQIRRAIEAEGVPYTYVVNNCFAGYYLPTLVQFEPGLTSPPRDKLTILGDGNAKAVINKEEDIAAYTIKTVDDPRTLNKILYINPPKNTLSMNEMVALWETKIGKSLEKTHIPEEQVLKLIQESPVPINVLLAINHSVFVKGDQTNFTIKPSFGLEASELYPDVKYTSIDEYLSHFA; encoded by the exons ATGGCGACTGAGAAAAGCAAGATTCTTGTGATCGGAGGAACTGGTTACATAGGAAAGTTCATCGTCGCAGAAAGCGCCAAGTCCGGCCACCAAACATTCGCTCTCGTTAGAGAAGCTTCTCTTTCCGACCCAGTCAAGAGCAAAATCGTCCAGAACTTTAAAGATCTCGGCGTGACAATATTACAA GGAGATGTGAACGATCACGAAAGCCTACTGAAGGCAATAAAACTGGTTGATGTGGTGATATCGAGTATTGGAAGCATGCAAATCCCGGATCAAACCAAGATCATTTCTGCTATCAAAGAAGCTGGTAACGTCAAG AGATTCTTGCCGTCTGAGTTTGGGACGGACGTGGACAGAACAAGTGCGGTTGAGCCGGCAAAAACTGCTTTTTCAGTGAAGATTCAGATTAGGAGAGCCATCGAAGCAGAAGGAGTACCATACACTTACGTTGTTAACAATTGCTTTGCTGGTTATTACTTGCCTACGTTGGTTCAGTTTGAGCCTGGTCTCACTTCTCCTCCTAGAGACAAACTCACCATACTGGGCGATGGAAATGCCAAAg ctgTGATCAACAAGGAGGAAGATATTGCTGCTTACACAATCAAGACGGTGGATGATCCAAGGACTCTTAACAAAATCCTTTACATTAATCCTCCTAAGAACACTTTGTCGATGAATGAAATGGTCGCCTTGTGGGAGACCAAGATCGGCAAGTCTCTTGAAAAGACTCACATCCCAGAGGAGCAAGTCCTTAAACTCATCCAAG AGTCTCCAGTTCCTATCAATGTTCTTCTCGCCATAAACCACTCGGTTTTTGTGAAGGGAGATCAGACCAATTTCACTATAAAACCTTCGTTTGGTCTTGAAGCCTCTGAGCTTTACCCTGATGTTAAGTACACGAGCATTGACGAGTATCTCAGTCACTTCGCCTGA
- the LOC108816028 gene encoding isoflavone reductase homolog P3, translating to MNPTYSFITFQAMATKKSRVLVIGGTGYTGKFMVEGSVKAGNPTFALVREASLSDPVKAKTVQRFKDLDVTIVYGDLNDQGSLVKAMKQVDVVISTVGRVQLLDQTKIITAIKEAGNVKRFLPSEFGTDVDKTGAVEPAKSLVFGAKRRIRRAVEAEGIPYTYVVNNCAAGFYLRTLVQFQPGVTSPPRDKVTILGDGNVKVVFNKEEDVAAYMIRAVDDPRTLNKTLYISPPKNTLSMNELIALWEKKIGKSLEKTYMSEEHVLKTIQVSPVVPATILLSINHSVFVKGDQTNFTIEPTLGVEASELYPDVKYTSIEDYLSHFA from the exons ATGAATCCTACATACTCATTTATCACCTTTCAAGCAATGGCGACCAAGAAAAGCAGAGTTCTGGTGATCGGAGGCACTGGTTACACCGGAAAATTCATGGTTGAAGGGAGCGTGAAAGCAGGAAACCCTACATTCGCTCTAGTCCGAGAAGCTTCTCTTTCAGATCCCGTCAAGGCCAAAACCGTACAGAGATTCAAAGATCTAGACGTTACAATAGTATAT GGAGATTTGAATGATCAGGGGAGCTTAGTGAAGGCCATGAAACAGGTGGATGTTGTGATATCAACAGTTGGGCGTGTACAACTGTTGGATCAAACCAAGATTATTACCGCCATTAAAGAAGCCGGTAACGTCAAG AGATTCTTGCCGTCTGAGTTTGGAACAGACGTGGACAAGACAGGTGCGGTTGAGCCGGCAAAGTCATTAGTTTTTGGAGCGAAGAGACGTATCAGGAGAGCCGTAGAAGCAGAAGGAATACCATATACTTACGTTGTTAACAACTGTGCTGCGGGTTTTTACTTGCGTACGTTGGTTCAGTTTCAGCCTGGTGTTACTTCTCCTCCTAGAGACAAAGTCACCATTTTGGGCGACGGAAATGTCAAAG TTGTTTTCAACAAGGAGGAAGATGTTGCTGCTTACATGATCAGAGCAGTGGATGATCCAAGGACTTTAAACAAAACCCTCTACATCAGTCCTCCTAAGAACACTCTATCGATGAACGAACTTATCGCCTTGTGGGAGAAAAAGATCGGCAAGTCACTTGAGAAGACTTACATGTCAGAAGAACATGTGCTCAAAACCATCCAAG TGTCTCCGGTTGTTCCCGCCACTATCCTTCTCTCGATAAACCACTCGGTGTTTGTGAAGGGAGATCAGACCAATTTCACTATAGAGCCTACGCTCGGTGTCGAAGCCTCTGAGCTTTACCCTGATGTCAAGTACACGAGCATTGAGGATTATCTCAGTCACTTCGCTTGA